In Capsicum annuum cultivar UCD-10X-F1 chromosome 7, UCD10Xv1.1, whole genome shotgun sequence, one genomic interval encodes:
- the LOC107878914 gene encoding protein CIA1 isoform X1 — protein sequence MNFADGEFELKEIQKLEGHTDRVWSVAWKPATGINGVPAVFASCSGDKTVRIWEQDSTGSFHCQAVLDETHTRTVRSCAWSPTGKFLATASFDATTAVWENVGVDFECVSTLEGHDNEVKSVSWNKEGSLLATCGRDKSVWIWEVLPGNEFDCVSVLQGHTQDVKMVQWNPSMDALFSCSYDNTIKVWVEDGDSDDWHCIQTLGESNSGHSSTVWSLSFDARGGKMVSCGDDLTIKIWSDIDKSQDWHKNAPWKHVCTLSGYHDRTIFSIHWSREGIIASGAADNAICLFVENNDNEVDGPTYKLLLKKEKAHEMDVNCVQWNSGDRRLLASASDDGTVKIWELVRLSGQKL from the exons ATGAATTTCGCTGACGGTGAATTCGAACTGAAGGAGATTCAGAAGCTGGAAGGACACACCGATAGGGTTTGGAGTGTCGCTTGGAAACCGGCTACCGGTATCAACGGTGTTCCAGCTGTATTCGCTTCCTGCTCCGGCGATAAAACTGTTCGAATTTGGGAACAGGATTCCACCGGTTCTTTTCACTGCCAG GCTGTTTTGGATGAAACACATACACGGACTGTCAGATCATGTGCGTGGTCACCAACGGGCAAATTTTTGGCAACAGCTAGCTTTGATGCCACAACTGCTGTTTGGGAAAATGTTGGGGTTGACTTTGAGTGTGTCTCCACTTTGGAG GGTCATGACAATGAAGTGAAAAGCGTTTcttggaataaagaaggctcattGCTCGCTACGTGTGGACGAGATAAGTCAGTTTGGATATGGGAAGTGTTGCCTGGAAATGAGTTTGACTGTGTTTCGGTGTTACAAGGACACACACAAGATGTTAAGATGGTTCAATGGAATCCATCTATGGATGCTTTGTTCTCATGTAGTTATGATAACACCATTAAG GTTTGGGTAGAGGATGGCGATAGTGATGATTGGCATTGTATTCAAACGTTGGGTGAATCGAATAG TGGACATTCATCCACTGTCTGGTCTCTCTCCTTCGATGCTAGAGGAGGCAAAATGGTTTCTTGCGG TGACGACCTTACCATTAAGATATGGAGTGACATTGACAAATCGCAGGATTGGCATAAAAATGCACCTTG GAAACATGTCTGCACCCTATCTGGATATCATGACAGGACAATTTTCTCAATTCATTGGTCAAG GGAAGGAATAATTGCCAGTGGAGCAGCTGATAATGCTATATGTTTATTTGTTGAGAATAATGACAATGAG GTTGATGGACCTACATATAAACTACTACTGAAGAAGGAGAAGGCTCATGAAATGGATGTAAATTGTGTGCAATGGAACTCTGGG GATAGGAGGCTTCTTGCTTCGGCCAGTGATGATGGGACTGTGAAGATATGGGAGTTGGTTCGTCTCTCTGGACAGAAGCTGTAG
- the LOC107878914 gene encoding protein CIA1 isoform X2 — protein MNFADGEFELKEIQKLEGHTDRVWSVAWKPATGINGVPAVFASCSGDKTVRIWEQDSTGSFHCQAVLDETHTRTVRSCAWSPTGKFLATASFDATTAVWENVGVDFECVSTLEGHDNEVKSVSWNKEGSLLATCGRDKSVWIWEVLPGNEFDCVSVLQGHTQDVKMVQWNPSMDALFSCSYDNTIKVWVEDGDSDDWHCIQTLGESNSDDLTIKIWSDIDKSQDWHKNAPWKHVCTLSGYHDRTIFSIHWSREGIIASGAADNAICLFVENNDNEVDGPTYKLLLKKEKAHEMDVNCVQWNSGDRRLLASASDDGTVKIWELVRLSGQKL, from the exons ATGAATTTCGCTGACGGTGAATTCGAACTGAAGGAGATTCAGAAGCTGGAAGGACACACCGATAGGGTTTGGAGTGTCGCTTGGAAACCGGCTACCGGTATCAACGGTGTTCCAGCTGTATTCGCTTCCTGCTCCGGCGATAAAACTGTTCGAATTTGGGAACAGGATTCCACCGGTTCTTTTCACTGCCAG GCTGTTTTGGATGAAACACATACACGGACTGTCAGATCATGTGCGTGGTCACCAACGGGCAAATTTTTGGCAACAGCTAGCTTTGATGCCACAACTGCTGTTTGGGAAAATGTTGGGGTTGACTTTGAGTGTGTCTCCACTTTGGAG GGTCATGACAATGAAGTGAAAAGCGTTTcttggaataaagaaggctcattGCTCGCTACGTGTGGACGAGATAAGTCAGTTTGGATATGGGAAGTGTTGCCTGGAAATGAGTTTGACTGTGTTTCGGTGTTACAAGGACACACACAAGATGTTAAGATGGTTCAATGGAATCCATCTATGGATGCTTTGTTCTCATGTAGTTATGATAACACCATTAAG GTTTGGGTAGAGGATGGCGATAGTGATGATTGGCATTGTATTCAAACGTTGGGTGAATCGAATAG TGACGACCTTACCATTAAGATATGGAGTGACATTGACAAATCGCAGGATTGGCATAAAAATGCACCTTG GAAACATGTCTGCACCCTATCTGGATATCATGACAGGACAATTTTCTCAATTCATTGGTCAAG GGAAGGAATAATTGCCAGTGGAGCAGCTGATAATGCTATATGTTTATTTGTTGAGAATAATGACAATGAG GTTGATGGACCTACATATAAACTACTACTGAAGAAGGAGAAGGCTCATGAAATGGATGTAAATTGTGTGCAATGGAACTCTGGG GATAGGAGGCTTCTTGCTTCGGCCAGTGATGATGGGACTGTGAAGATATGGGAGTTGGTTCGTCTCTCTGGACAGAAGCTGTAG
- the LOC107878913 gene encoding COP9 signalosome complex subunit 6a has product MASSSSSGLTFKLHPLVILNVSDHYTRVKSQSQPPTCHSSNGADSPTVPPRVFGCVIGVQSGRTVEIFNSFELLYDPATQSLDRAFLEKKQELYKKVFPNFYVLGWYSSGSDAEESDMQIHKALMDINESPVYLLLNPSINHAQKDLPLTIYESELHVIDGVPQLIFVQASYQIETVEAERISVDHVAHLKPSDGGSAATQLAAHLTGIHSAIKMLNSRIKVLHHYLLAMQKGDIPCDNSLLRQVSSLLRRLPAIESEKFKDDFLMEYNDTLLVSYLAMFTNCSSTMNELVDKFNTAYDRHSRRGGRTAFI; this is encoded by the exons ATGGCGTCATCATCGAGCAGCGGCTTAACATTCAAGCTCCATCCATTGGTAATACTCAACGTATCGGATCACTATACACGTGTCAAATCTCAATCTCAACCTCCTACGTGTCACTCATCCAACGGTGCTGATTCGCCTACCGTACCGCCTAGGGTTTTCGGTTGTGTAATCGGTGTACAGAGTGGACGTACTGTTGAGATCTTCAATAGCTTTGAGCTTTTATATGATCCCGCTACTCAATCTCTCGACCGCGCTTTCCTTGAGAAGAAGCAGGAGCTCT ATAAGAAGGTTTTCCCTAACTTTTATGTGCTAGGATGGTATTCATCGGGAAGTGATGCAGAAGAATCGGATATGCAGATTCACAAAGCT TTGATGGATATCAATGAAAGTCCTGTGTACTTGCTTCTCAATCCTTCCATCAATCATGCACAGAAGGACCTTCCACTTACTATCTATGAAAGCG AGTTGCATGTCATTGATGGCGTCCCACAGCTTATTTTTGTCCAAGCCAGTTACCAGATAGAG ACTGTTGAAGCTGAACGGATTTCTGTGGATCATGTTGCTCATCTTAAACCATCCGATGGAGGTTCTGCTGCAACTCAGT TGGCTGCCCACCTCACTGGCATACATAGTGCCATAAAGATGCTGAATAGCAGAATCAAAGTGCTACATCACTATCTGCTTGCAATGCAAAAAG GTGATATCCCTTGTGATAATTCACTTTTGAGGCAGGTCTCTAGTCTCTTAAGAAGATTACCAGCTATTGAGTCGGAGAAATTTAAAGATGATTTCTTGATG GAGTATAATGACACATTATTAGTTAGTTATCTCGCCATGTTCACCAACTGCTCTAG TACAATGAACGAGCTCGTTGACAAATTCAACACTGCATATGACAGGCATAGTAGGAGGGGCGGACGAACTGCTTTTATTTGA
- the LOC107877449 gene encoding scarecrow-like protein 18, whose protein sequence is MLGSFGSSSSQSHSHSHPHHHDEQESTDHHHDDHQRRRFIATAAATTTATTTITATISPVIQIRQLLISCAELISRSDFSAANRLLNILSANSSPFGDSTERLVHQFTRALSLRLNRYITSSTTNHFLTPVTSIIETAPADSSSSSSSLSSLALLQSSYLSLNQVTPFIRFTQLTANQAILEAINGNQQAIHIVDFDINHGVQWPPLMQALADRYPAPTLRITGTGNDLDTLRRTGDRLAKFAHSLGLRFQFHPLYIASNRDHDEDPSIISSIVLLPDETLAINCVFYLHRLLKDREKLRVFLHRVKSMNPKIVTIAEREANHNHPLFLQRFVEALDYYTAVFDSLEATLPPGSRERMTVEQVWFGREILDIVAIEGEKRKERHERFRSWEVMLRSCGFSNVALSPFALSQAKLLLRLHYPSEGYQLRVLSNSFLLGWQNQPLFSISSWR, encoded by the coding sequence ATGTTAGGATCCTTTGGTTCATCATCATCTCAATCTCATTCTCATTCTCACCCTCATCATCATGATGAACAAGAATCTACTGATCATCATCATGATGATCATCAACGGCGGAGATTCATTGCTACTGCTgctgctactactactgctacCACAACTATCACCGCCACCATTTCGCCTGTCATTCAAATCCGCCAGCTACTCATTAGCTGTGCGGAGTTGATTTCGCGGTCTGATTTTTCGGCCGCGAATAGACTTCTTAACATTTTATCAGCTAACTCATCTCCTTTTGGTGACTCAACGGAAAGGCTAGTCCATCAGTTTACTCGTGCACTTTCCCTTCGTCTTAACCGCTATATAACGTCGTCAACCACCAATCATTTCTTAACACCTGTAACAAGTATTATCGAAACTGCTCCAGCTGATTCTTCTTCGtcgtcatcatcattatcatcattagctCTACTTCAATCATCTTACCTGTCTCTAAACCAAGTCACACCTTTCATAAGATTCACTCAGTTAACTGCTAACCAAGCGATTTTAGAAGCCATTAATGGTAATCAACAAGCGATACACATCGTTGATTTCGATATCAATCATGGTGTTCAGTGGCCTCCATTAATGCAAGCACTTGCTGATCGTTACCCTGCACCTACTCTTCGAATCACCGGTACTGGAAATGACCTTGATACCCTTCGTAGAACTGGTGATCGTTTAGCCAAATTTGCTCACTCATTAGGGTTGAGATTTCAATTCCACCCTCTTTATATCGCGAGTAATCGCGATCACGATGAGGATCCATCGATTATTTCTTCCATTGTTCTCCTCCCTGATGAAACCCTAGCTATAAACTGTGTTTTCTACCTCCATCGTCTTCTAAAAGACCGTGAAAAACTAAGGGTTTTCTTGCATAGGGTTAAGTCCATGAACCCTAAAATTGTTACTATAGCTGAGAGGGAAGCAAATCATAATCACCCTCTATTTTTACAACGATTCGTTGAGGCATTGGATTATTATACAGCTGTGTTTGATTCATTGGAAGCTACATTGCCACCGGGTAGTCGAGAGAGGATGACAGTTGAACAAGTATGGTTTGGGAGGGAGATTCTTGATATCGTGGCGATAGAAGGAGAGAAAAGGAAGGAAAGACATGAAAGATTTAGATCATGGGAAGTAATGTTGAGGAGTTGTGGATTTAGTAATGTTGCTTTAAGCCCTTTTGCATTATCACAAGCTAAGCTTCTTTTGAGACTTCATTATCCTTCTGAGGGATATCAACTTCGTGTTTTGAGTAATTCTTTCTTGTTAGGTTGGCAAAATCAACCCCTTTTTTCCATCTCTTCGTGGCGCTGA